One stretch of Williamwhitmania taraxaci DNA includes these proteins:
- a CDS encoding helix-turn-helix domain-containing protein produces MNDIKEITEQLGRIEELLVSQKTVLTFNEAVAYMGVSKGHLYKLTSRRQIRHYKPRGKMLYFNRVELDAWLCQNPVKTAAAIEQDAANYMLKNG; encoded by the coding sequence ATGAATGACATTAAGGAAATTACTGAGCAGCTCGGAAGAATTGAGGAATTGCTGGTCTCCCAAAAAACTGTTTTAACCTTCAACGAGGCGGTGGCCTATATGGGCGTTTCCAAAGGGCATCTCTACAAGTTAACCTCGAGAAGGCAAATAAGACACTACAAGCCAAGAGGGAAAATGCTTTACTTCAATCGCGTTGAGCTGGATGCTTGGCTTTGCCAAAATCCCGTAAAGACCGCAGCAGCAATTGAGCAAGATGCGGCCAATTACATGCTAAAGAATGGATAA
- a CDS encoding site-specific integrase → MGVKLRENGKESGVRSLFLDITTNGKRYKEYLGLTLEPPKSTEIRQKNKQTKLLAESIRAKRELELQAQDYEFTPAFKKGVDFVAYFEKFVADYPHKDLRIVKYSKIWFVKYLESQNITTLKPKQLDERICKGYLEFMQKGLNGETPYNYFSKFKRVVSQARKDKLLFENPTEGIRVARDEGLKKEILSYKEIEQLAGAECANREVKRAFLFSLFSGLRWCDVSVLTYKNIDFANNVLTFSQSKTKHSSKNAIVRMAISPMLLKLIGEQKEQQDIIFNLPTHTGALKILKQWVARSGIKKNITWHCARHSFAVNLLGEVKADVKTVASLLGHSGLKHVEVYTRAVDEKKMQAVNGLPEVEF, encoded by the coding sequence GTATCTCGGATTGACTTTGGAACCGCCCAAATCCACAGAAATAAGGCAAAAGAACAAGCAAACAAAGTTACTTGCGGAAAGCATTAGGGCCAAGAGAGAACTTGAGCTGCAAGCGCAAGACTATGAGTTTACGCCCGCATTCAAAAAGGGGGTTGATTTTGTTGCATACTTTGAAAAGTTTGTTGCAGACTATCCCCATAAGGATCTAAGGATTGTAAAGTACTCGAAGATATGGTTTGTGAAATACCTAGAATCCCAAAACATTACAACTCTTAAGCCAAAACAACTGGATGAAAGGATTTGCAAGGGCTATTTAGAGTTTATGCAAAAAGGGCTGAACGGTGAAACGCCCTACAACTACTTCAGCAAGTTTAAGCGGGTGGTGAGCCAGGCGAGAAAGGATAAACTCCTTTTTGAAAACCCAACCGAAGGTATTAGGGTGGCAAGGGACGAGGGGTTGAAAAAGGAAATTCTATCCTATAAAGAGATAGAGCAACTTGCCGGTGCTGAATGTGCCAACAGAGAAGTAAAACGGGCATTTTTGTTTAGCCTGTTCAGCGGCTTAAGGTGGTGTGATGTCTCGGTATTAACCTACAAGAATATAGACTTCGCAAACAACGTGCTAACATTCAGCCAATCTAAAACGAAGCACTCTTCGAAAAACGCGATTGTGAGAATGGCCATAAGCCCTATGCTGCTAAAACTGATCGGTGAGCAAAAGGAACAACAGGATATTATATTTAACCTACCAACACATACCGGAGCGCTAAAGATCCTCAAGCAATGGGTGGCGAGATCGGGTATTAAAAAAAACATCACATGGCACTGTGCACGGCATAGTTTTGCCGTGAACCTACTGGGGGAAGTAAAGGCCGATGTGAAAACAGTAGCCTCACTGCTGGGGCATTCGGGGTTAAAGCATGTAGAAGTTTACACCCGAGCGGTTGATGAAAAGAAAATGCAAGCAGTAAACGGATTGCCAGAAGTTGAGTTTTAA